A genomic segment from uncultured Alistipes sp. encodes:
- a CDS encoding glycoside hydrolase domain-containing protein: MLKLLLTTAAMIAVTVQTMISPNNPEPVDTSTVDKSGWQKRGKALTFSWVSKDQHYRQFATPPSGLCTDTIITAWRGERIGIEALVVSRKAMGPVRVELSEFTDNDGKKITLTGSNAMLMRYVWTNDVRACGYFDVDTIPAYTIADMIDLPNTTVSMPPNSVRPVWCTVEVPRDIAPGRYNATLSLLQAGSDKTLTEIRLGIDVLGSTLPEPKDYAFYLDLWQQPYAVSRYYDVPAWSDKHLELLKPYAEYMARAGQKAVTTVLFYEPWGEQSNDKFEPMVETVRESDGTWSFDYTIFDRYVEFMAGQGIDKAIDCFTMVPWEMKFRYLDSVSGEYRFLDAPTSSSEYKELWTATLQSLAMHLREKGWFEKSYIFMDERGLDQMLDALAVANKAVPGFKMGLAGSYHPELVDALAIYSLGRNSYFSEEELQRRRNKGMVSMRYTCCADPAPGQFSNNDPADSSFLPVYSTAVGYDGYLHWSFQNWNDKPMTDTRWRMFGPGDTFFIYPDGRSSVRYERLVEGIQLSEKIRLLREFMTADGDIQGIQRLENALGPIRSVGMSAAVSSATIVNDLSVAISLLSR; encoded by the coding sequence ATGTTGAAACTTCTGCTGACAACGGCCGCAATGATTGCGGTAACAGTCCAAACCATGATCTCGCCGAACAATCCAGAGCCCGTAGATACATCGACGGTCGATAAGTCGGGCTGGCAAAAACGCGGCAAAGCACTCACGTTCTCTTGGGTGTCGAAAGACCAGCACTACCGTCAATTTGCGACACCTCCGTCAGGTCTCTGCACAGACACTATTATCACAGCTTGGCGAGGAGAACGCATAGGAATCGAGGCACTTGTAGTAAGCCGTAAGGCAATGGGTCCAGTCAGGGTCGAATTGTCGGAATTTACCGACAACGATGGCAAAAAGATAACGTTGACTGGCTCAAATGCCATGCTCATGCGCTATGTATGGACAAACGATGTGCGGGCATGCGGTTATTTCGATGTCGATACCATTCCGGCATACACGATAGCCGACATGATAGATCTTCCCAATACCACTGTTTCAATGCCGCCTAACAGCGTGCGACCCGTATGGTGTACAGTAGAAGTGCCCCGCGACATAGCGCCGGGACGTTATAATGCAACCCTCTCGCTCCTTCAGGCCGGCAGCGACAAGACCTTGACTGAAATCAGGCTCGGCATTGATGTACTCGGTAGTACTCTACCCGAGCCGAAAGACTATGCTTTCTATCTCGACCTGTGGCAACAGCCATATGCCGTATCGCGCTATTACGACGTGCCGGCATGGAGCGACAAACACCTTGAACTTCTTAAACCATATGCCGAATACATGGCGCGTGCAGGGCAAAAGGCGGTCACCACCGTGCTGTTCTACGAACCGTGGGGCGAACAAAGCAATGATAAATTCGAGCCTATGGTCGAGACCGTGCGCGAATCCGATGGAACGTGGAGCTTTGACTATACCATCTTCGACAGATATGTGGAGTTTATGGCCGGGCAAGGCATAGATAAGGCTATAGATTGCTTCACTATGGTACCTTGGGAGATGAAATTTCGCTATCTCGACAGTGTTTCGGGTGAGTATCGTTTCCTTGACGCTCCTACATCGTCGTCCGAGTATAAAGAGTTATGGACGGCAACACTCCAATCACTTGCCATGCATTTGCGCGAAAAAGGCTGGTTTGAAAAATCATATATCTTCATGGATGAACGTGGTCTCGATCAAATGTTGGACGCCCTCGCCGTTGCCAATAAAGCCGTGCCCGGCTTCAAAATGGGGCTTGCAGGGAGCTATCACCCAGAACTCGTCGACGCACTCGCAATTTACTCACTCGGACGCAACAGCTATTTCAGTGAAGAAGAATTGCAACGCCGGCGCAACAAAGGCATGGTAAGCATGAGATACACCTGTTGTGCAGATCCCGCACCAGGGCAGTTCAGCAACAACGATCCTGCCGACAGCTCCTTCCTTCCTGTTTACTCAACCGCAGTAGGCTATGACGGATATTTGCATTGGTCGTTCCAAAATTGGAATGATAAGCCAATGACCGACACTCGCTGGCGTATGTTTGGCCCTGGCGACACCTTCTTCATCTATCCCGACGGCCGCTCGTCGGTACGCTACGAACGCCTTGTCGAGGGAATACAACTCAGCGAGAAAATACGCCTGCTGCGCGAATTCATGACCGCTGACGGCGATATCCAAGGTATTCAGAGACTCGAAAACGCCCTTGGCCCGATTCGCAGTGTGGGTATGAGTGCCGCTGTGTCCTCCGCAACGATTGTCAACGATTTGTCAGTTGCAATTTCTTTACTTTCCCGTTAA